From one Alphaproteobacteria bacterium genomic stretch:
- the mfd gene encoding transcription-repair coupling factor: MNDAAALDQKPALDAQAFRLPGRLTLAGAPEGADARWLAHALADPHMPCVLAVALDEEKALRLLAGVRFFAPKADTLFLPAWDCLPYDRSSPQADVLSARIATLGRLVERPPRLLVTTVNALVQRVPPRAFFENARFQAQKGGRLDLEALTAFLNANGYNRTDTVMEPGEYAVRGGLIDLFPPAEDQPLRLDLFGDEIETIRHFDPLTQRSTGNVKRFAIAPVNELRLTPDAIERFRVGYRSEFGIPGPNDRLYESVSAGRKHPGMEHWLPLFHDRLATVLDYLPTDAALILDEQFAEAQRARFDTIADHFTARLQLAETMGAGEGGVYRPLPPDRLYMTPEEWFALADERAVATWHRFAADDSHGGEVFDLGARRVRDFAEARIQGDAELYAAVAERIQLEQKHGRRVLVAAYSAGAAARLADLMQDRAGLASQAVETGVKLPPLATTVWELEHGFQADGLVVFSEQDLLGERISRRPRRRRRADQFLTEVSEIAEGDLVVHLDHGIGRYAGLETVTAGGAAHDCLKLLYHDDNKLYVPVENIEVLSRYGSDHGTVQLDRLGSANWQSRKAKLKDRIREMAGELIQTAAARALHQADELHPPEGAWAEFCARFPHAETDDQIKAIDDVLDDLASGRPMDRLVCGDVGFGKTEVALRAAFLAVMEGYQVAVVVPTTLLARQHYKTFAERFQGLPVRVEQLSRLVTGKRATEVKKGLAEGQVDIIVGTHALLAKSIQFGRLGLLIVDEEQHFGVAHKERLKKMRADIHVLTMTATPIPRTLQLALSGVREMSLIATPPVDRLAVRTFVQPYDPLVIREAIQRELFRGGQVFYVCPRVRHLRQVEDQVRELLPELKIAVAHGGLPAKDLEDVMNGFYDRRFDMLIATNIIESGLDIPNANTLIVHRSDMFGLGQLYQIRGRIGRGKVRAYAYLTLPNDVTITKTAQRRLEVMQTLDHLGAGFTVASHDLDIRGAGNLLGEEQSGQIREVGIELYQQMLEEAVAEARESGDASDAGPREERWTPTINIGTSVLIPESYVPELNIRLNLYRRLSVLDTRQDIDAFAAELGDRFGPVPDEAKNLLDVIAIKALCRQAMIEKVDAGPKGAVLTFRHDRFPNPQGLVQFLQRQDGKAKLRPDHKLVVVRDWPKPQSRLNGVARLTETLAKLAAQAG; the protein is encoded by the coding sequence ATGAACGACGCGGCCGCCCTCGACCAGAAGCCGGCGCTGGACGCCCAGGCGTTTCGCCTGCCCGGCCGGCTGACGCTGGCGGGTGCGCCGGAAGGGGCCGATGCGCGCTGGCTGGCGCATGCCCTCGCCGACCCGCACATGCCGTGCGTGCTGGCGGTGGCGCTGGACGAGGAAAAGGCGCTGCGCCTGCTGGCGGGCGTGCGCTTCTTCGCGCCCAAGGCCGACACGCTGTTCCTGCCGGCGTGGGACTGCCTGCCCTACGACCGCTCCAGCCCCCAGGCCGACGTGCTGAGCGCCCGCATCGCGACGCTCGGCCGCCTGGTGGAGCGGCCGCCGCGGCTGCTGGTGACGACGGTCAACGCCCTGGTGCAGCGGGTGCCGCCGCGCGCCTTTTTCGAGAACGCCCGGTTTCAGGCGCAGAAGGGCGGACGGCTGGATCTGGAGGCGCTGACGGCCTTCCTCAACGCCAACGGCTACAACCGCACCGACACGGTGATGGAGCCGGGCGAGTACGCGGTGCGCGGCGGGCTGATCGACCTGTTCCCGCCGGCCGAGGACCAGCCGCTGCGGCTCGACCTGTTCGGCGACGAAATCGAGACCATCCGCCATTTCGATCCGCTGACGCAGCGCTCCACCGGCAATGTGAAGCGGTTCGCCATTGCGCCGGTGAACGAGTTACGCCTGACCCCGGACGCGATCGAGCGCTTCCGGGTCGGCTACCGGTCGGAATTCGGCATTCCGGGGCCGAACGACCGGCTCTATGAGAGCGTCAGCGCCGGCCGCAAGCATCCGGGCATGGAGCACTGGCTGCCGCTGTTCCACGACCGGCTCGCGACCGTGCTCGACTATCTGCCCACCGACGCCGCGCTGATCCTGGACGAACAGTTCGCCGAGGCCCAGCGCGCCCGGTTCGACACCATCGCCGACCACTTCACCGCCCGCCTGCAACTGGCCGAGACCATGGGCGCCGGCGAGGGCGGGGTCTATCGGCCCTTGCCGCCCGACCGGCTCTACATGACGCCGGAAGAATGGTTCGCGCTCGCCGACGAGCGGGCGGTGGCGACCTGGCACCGCTTCGCCGCCGACGACAGCCATGGCGGCGAGGTGTTCGACCTGGGCGCCCGCCGCGTGCGCGACTTCGCCGAGGCGCGGATCCAGGGCGATGCGGAGCTCTATGCCGCCGTCGCCGAGCGCATCCAGTTGGAGCAGAAACACGGCCGGCGCGTGCTGGTCGCGGCCTACTCCGCCGGCGCCGCCGCCCGCCTCGCCGACCTGATGCAGGACCGGGCGGGACTCGCCAGCCAGGCGGTCGAGACCGGCGTGAAACTGCCGCCGCTCGCCACCACGGTCTGGGAGTTGGAACACGGCTTCCAGGCCGACGGCCTCGTCGTGTTCAGTGAGCAGGACCTGCTGGGCGAACGCATCAGCCGCCGCCCGCGCCGGCGCCGCCGCGCCGACCAGTTCCTGACCGAGGTGAGCGAGATCGCCGAGGGCGACCTGGTCGTGCATCTCGACCATGGCATCGGCCGCTATGCCGGGCTGGAGACCGTCACCGCCGGCGGCGCGGCGCACGACTGCCTGAAGCTCCTCTATCATGACGACAACAAACTCTATGTTCCCGTTGAAAACATAGAGGTTCTGAGCCGTTACGGCAGCGATCACGGCACGGTGCAACTCGACCGGCTGGGCAGCGCCAACTGGCAGTCGCGCAAGGCGAAGCTCAAGGATCGCATCCGCGAAATGGCGGGCGAGTTGATCCAGACCGCCGCCGCCCGCGCCCTGCACCAGGCCGACGAACTGCACCCGCCGGAGGGCGCCTGGGCCGAATTCTGCGCCCGCTTCCCCCACGCCGAAACCGACGACCAGATCAAGGCCATCGACGACGTGCTGGACGACCTCGCCAGCGGCCGGCCGATGGACCGGCTGGTCTGCGGCGACGTCGGCTTCGGCAAGACCGAGGTGGCATTGCGTGCGGCCTTCCTGGCGGTGATGGAGGGCTATCAGGTCGCCGTCGTCGTGCCGACCACCCTGCTAGCCCGCCAGCATTACAAGACCTTCGCCGAGCGGTTCCAGGGCCTGCCGGTGCGGGTCGAGCAACTCTCGCGCCTCGTCACCGGCAAGCGCGCAACCGAGGTGAAGAAGGGCCTGGCCGAGGGGCAGGTGGACATCATCGTCGGCACGCACGCCCTGCTCGCCAAATCGATCCAATTCGGCCGGTTGGGCTTGTTGATCGTTGACGAAGAACAGCATTTCGGCGTCGCGCACAAGGAACGCCTGAAGAAGATGCGGGCCGACATCCACGTCCTCACCATGACGGCGACGCCGATCCCGCGCACGCTGCAACTGGCGCTCTCCGGCGTGCGGGAAATGAGCCTGATCGCAACGCCGCCGGTCGACCGGCTGGCCGTGCGCACCTTCGTGCAACCCTACGACCCGCTGGTGATCCGCGAGGCGATCCAGCGCGAACTGTTCCGCGGTGGCCAGGTGTTCTATGTCTGCCCGCGCGTGCGCCACCTGCGCCAGGTCGAGGATCAGGTGCGGGAACTTCTGCCGGAACTGAAGATCGCCGTGGCCCATGGCGGCCTGCCGGCCAAGGACCTGGAAGACGTGATGAACGGCTTCTACGACCGCCGGTTCGACATGCTGATCGCCACCAACATCATTGAAAGCGGCTTGGACATTCCCAACGCCAACACGTTGATCGTGCACCGTTCCGACATGTTCGGGCTTGGTCAGCTGTATCAGATCCGCGGGCGGATCGGCCGGGGCAAGGTGCGGGCCTATGCCTATCTGACCCTGCCCAACGACGTCACCATCACCAAGACCGCCCAGCGGCGCCTGGAGGTGATGCAGACCCTGGATCATCTGGGCGCCGGCTTCACCGTTGCCAGCCACGACCTCGACATTCGCGGCGCGGGCAATCTGCTGGGCGAGGAGCAGTCCGGCCAGATCCGCGAGGTCGGCATCGAACTGTACCAGCAGATGCTGGAGGAAGCCGTCGCCGAGGCGCGCGAAAGCGGCGATGCGAGCGACGCCGGCCCGCGCGAGGAGCGCTGGACGCCGACCATCAATATCGGCACTTCGGTCCTGATTCCGGAAAGTTATGTGCCGGAATTGAACATTCGCCTCAATCTCTACCGCCGCCTGTCGGTGCTGGACACACGCCAGGACATCGATGCGTTCGCGGCGGAGTTGGGCGACCGGTTCGGGCCGGTGCCGGACGAGGCCAAGAACCTGCTGGACGTGATCGCCATCAAGGCGCTTTGCCGCCAGGCGATGATCGAGAAGGTGGACGCCGGACCGAAGGGCGCCGTGCTCACCTTCCGCCACGACCGGTTCCCGAACCCGCAAGGGCTGGTGCAATTCCTGCAACGCCAGGACGGCAAGGCCAAGCTGCGGCCGGATCACAAGCTGGTGGTGGTGCGCGACTGGCCGAAGCCGCAAAGCCGCCTGAACGGCGTCGCGCGCCTGACCGAGACCCTGGCCAAGCTGGCGGCGCAGGCCGGCTGA
- a CDS encoding succinate dehydrogenase assembly factor 2, with product MTQTEPAMTDLEKTRKRLHFRAWHRGTKESDLILGRFADAYLADMSAEELAQFGQILDRIDPELMDWITGLEPVPANLRSPVLDRLLAFRPSV from the coding sequence ATGACACAGACAGAGCCTGCGATGACCGACCTCGAAAAGACCCGCAAGCGCCTGCACTTCCGGGCGTGGCACCGGGGGACCAAGGAAAGCGACCTGATCCTGGGCCGCTTCGCCGACGCCTATCTGGCCGACATGTCGGCGGAAGAACTGGCACAGTTCGGGCAGATCCTGGACCGGATCGACCCGGAACTGATGGACTGGATCACCGGCCTGGAGCCGGTGCCGGCCAATCTGCGCTCGCCCGTGCTGGACCGGCTGCTGGCGTTCCGGCCGAGCGTATGA
- a CDS encoding ligase-associated DNA damage response DEXH box helicase, with the protein MAEFLPKPVENWFQNRGWRPHAHQISLLRAAAVDESALLIAPTGGGKTLAGFLPSIADLIRRDLPDGLHTLYISPLKALAVDIHRNLEAPLAEMGLAITAETRTGDTPAKKRARQKSQPPHFLLTTPESLALLLSYPEAPDLFGGLRAVIVDELHALADNKRGDLLALGLSRLQALAPGLRRVGLSATVADRAALARWLSPSAGRDDDVRLVIGRGGVKPDIRIMTPEGRMPWSGHMALYAVEPIYQALRDHRTSIVFVNTRAQAELIFQALWHINADNLPIALHHGSLSAEQRRKVEAAMARGALRAVVATSSLDLGIDWGDVDLVLQVGAPKGVSRLLQRIGRANHRLGEPSKAILVPANRFELLECQAALDAIEAGQLDGPPPQPGGLDVLAQHVVGMACSGPFHPDALYGEVTRAGPYAGLDRRDFDDVVGFVATGGYALGEYERYRRLRPAGGGRLGIAHQRFARAYRMNIGTIVESPTLKVRVGGRVVGEVEEIFVQGLVPGDTFMFAGQVLEFLGVRETMVATRRASGEAPKVPAYGGGRLPLTTHLADGVRAILADPRRWQGMPADVLEWLRVQRWKSVLPKRDGLLVETFPRGGKYYTVAYCFEGRNAHQTLGMLLTRRMQRAGLGPLGFVATDYVIAVWSLAEPRDLKALFAEDMLGDDLEEWMAESSLLKRTFRNVAVIAGLIERRHPGQEKTRKQVTFNADLIYDVLRRHEPDHLLLRATRRDAARGLTDIGRLGELLARARGRIDWRRLDRVSPLAVPVLLEVGRESVYDHAALDQLLREVEVEDADALIAEAMAGDGDQALLAL; encoded by the coding sequence ATGGCCGAATTCCTTCCCAAACCGGTCGAAAACTGGTTCCAAAACCGCGGCTGGCGCCCGCATGCGCACCAGATTTCCTTGCTGCGCGCCGCGGCTGTGGACGAAAGCGCGCTGCTGATCGCGCCCACCGGCGGCGGCAAGACATTGGCGGGATTCCTGCCCTCCATCGCCGACCTGATCCGCCGCGATCTGCCGGACGGGCTGCACACGCTCTACATTTCGCCGCTGAAGGCGCTGGCGGTGGATATCCACCGCAATCTGGAGGCCCCGCTGGCCGAAATGGGCCTCGCCATCACCGCCGAAACCCGCACCGGCGACACGCCGGCAAAAAAGCGCGCGCGCCAGAAAAGCCAGCCGCCGCACTTTCTGCTGACCACGCCGGAATCGCTGGCGCTGCTGCTGTCCTATCCGGAAGCGCCGGACCTGTTCGGCGGCTTGCGGGCGGTGATCGTCGACGAGTTGCACGCGCTGGCCGACAACAAGCGCGGCGACCTGCTGGCGCTCGGCCTGTCGCGCTTGCAGGCGCTGGCGCCGGGGCTCAGGCGGGTCGGCCTGTCGGCGACGGTGGCCGACCGGGCGGCACTGGCCCGCTGGCTGTCACCCAGCGCCGGCCGCGACGACGACGTGCGCCTGGTAATCGGGCGGGGCGGCGTGAAGCCGGACATCCGGATCATGACGCCGGAAGGGCGCATGCCCTGGTCCGGCCACATGGCGCTCTATGCCGTCGAGCCGATCTACCAGGCCCTGCGCGACCACCGCACCAGCATCGTCTTCGTCAACACCCGCGCCCAGGCGGAGTTGATCTTCCAGGCGCTCTGGCACATCAACGCGGACAATCTGCCCATCGCCCTGCACCACGGCTCGCTCTCGGCGGAGCAACGGCGCAAGGTCGAAGCCGCCATGGCGCGGGGTGCGCTGCGGGCGGTGGTGGCCACATCCTCACTGGACCTGGGCATCGACTGGGGCGATGTCGACCTGGTGTTGCAGGTGGGCGCGCCCAAGGGCGTCTCGCGGCTGTTGCAGCGGATCGGCCGGGCGAACCACCGGCTCGGCGAGCCGTCGAAGGCGATCCTGGTGCCGGCGAACCGGTTCGAACTGCTGGAGTGCCAGGCGGCGCTCGACGCCATCGAGGCCGGCCAGTTGGACGGGCCACCGCCGCAGCCGGGCGGGCTCGACGTGCTGGCGCAGCACGTGGTGGGGATGGCGTGCAGCGGGCCGTTTCACCCGGACGCGCTCTACGGAGAAGTCACACGCGCCGGCCCCTATGCCGGGCTCGACCGGCGGGATTTCGACGATGTGGTGGGCTTCGTCGCTACCGGCGGCTATGCGCTGGGCGAATACGAGCGCTACCGGCGGCTCAGGCCCGCCGGCGGCGGACGGCTGGGCATCGCCCACCAGCGCTTCGCCCGCGCCTATCGCATGAATATCGGCACCATCGTCGAGTCGCCGACCCTGAAAGTGCGGGTCGGCGGCCGCGTGGTCGGCGAGGTGGAGGAAATTTTCGTGCAGGGCCTGGTGCCCGGCGACACCTTCATGTTCGCGGGCCAGGTGCTGGAATTCCTGGGCGTGCGCGAAACGATGGTGGCGACACGGCGCGCCAGCGGCGAGGCGCCGAAAGTGCCGGCCTATGGCGGCGGCCGCCTGCCGCTCACCACGCATCTGGCCGACGGCGTGCGGGCGATCCTGGCCGATCCGCGGCGCTGGCAGGGCATGCCGGCGGACGTGCTGGAATGGCTGCGGGTGCAGCGCTGGAAAAGCGTGCTGCCGAAGCGGGACGGCCTGCTGGTCGAGACCTTCCCGCGCGGCGGCAAATACTACACCGTCGCCTATTGCTTCGAGGGCCGGAACGCGCACCAGACGCTGGGCATGCTGCTGACGCGGCGGATGCAGCGGGCCGGGCTGGGGCCGCTGGGCTTCGTCGCCACCGACTATGTGATCGCGGTCTGGTCCCTGGCCGAGCCGCGCGACCTGAAAGCCCTGTTCGCCGAGGACATGCTGGGCGACGACCTGGAAGAGTGGATGGCCGAAAGCTCGCTGTTGAAGCGCACCTTCCGCAATGTCGCCGTCATCGCCGGGCTGATCGAGCGCCGGCATCCGGGCCAGGAGAAAACCCGCAAGCAGGTGACCTTCAACGCCGACCTGATCTATGACGTGTTGCGCCGGCACGAGCCGGACCATCTGCTATTGCGCGCCACCCGGCGCGACGCCGCCCGCGGCCTGACCGATATCGGCCGGCTGGGCGAGTTGCTGGCCCGCGCCCGCGGCCGCATCGACTGGCGCCGGCTCGACCGGGTGTCGCCGCTGGCGGTGCCGGTGCTGCTGGAGGTCGGGCGGGAAAGCGTCTACGACCACGCCGCCCTCGACCAGTTGCTGCGCGAGGTGGAGGTGGAGGACGCCGACGCGCTGATTGCCGAGGCGATGGCGGGCGACGGCGACCAGGCCTTGCTGGCGCTGTGA
- a CDS encoding threonine dehydratase: protein MSLPDRAAIEAAATLVHSHMRPTPEIAWPLLAERLGTRVVVKHENHTPIGAFKVRGGLVYMDHLRRSQPKVAGVITATRGNHGQSVALAAAKFGLGATIYIPHGNSVEKNAAMRAYGAELVEEGHDFQACYEACLARAEAEKLHLLPAFAPPLIAGVSTYSYEFLSAAPDLDVVYVPIGLGSGICGMIAARNALGHKAEVVGVVSTEAAAYALSFAAGEPVSTNSADTLADGMACRVPVADAVAIINGGAARIVQVSDAEIKTAIRAYYTDCHQLAEGAGAAPLAAALQERERLQGKAVGLVLSGGNIDMRLYREVLAEASA from the coding sequence ATGAGCCTGCCCGATCGCGCCGCCATCGAAGCCGCGGCCACCCTGGTCCATTCGCACATGCGACCGACGCCCGAAATCGCCTGGCCGCTGCTGGCCGAGCGTCTGGGAACGCGGGTCGTCGTCAAGCACGAGAACCACACCCCTATCGGCGCGTTCAAGGTGCGCGGCGGCCTCGTCTACATGGACCATCTGCGCCGCAGCCAGCCGAAGGTCGCGGGCGTCATCACCGCCACCCGCGGCAATCACGGCCAGAGCGTCGCGCTCGCCGCCGCGAAATTCGGCCTGGGCGCCACCATCTACATCCCCCACGGTAATTCGGTGGAAAAGAACGCCGCTATGCGTGCCTATGGCGCCGAACTGGTCGAGGAAGGGCACGACTTCCAGGCCTGCTACGAGGCCTGCCTTGCCCGCGCCGAAGCCGAAAAGCTGCATCTGTTGCCGGCATTCGCGCCGCCGCTGATCGCCGGCGTTTCCACCTATTCCTACGAGTTCCTGTCGGCCGCGCCGGACCTGGACGTGGTCTATGTGCCCATCGGCCTCGGCTCTGGCATTTGCGGCATGATCGCGGCCCGCAACGCTCTCGGCCACAAGGCGGAGGTGGTGGGCGTCGTCTCGACCGAGGCCGCGGCCTATGCCCTGTCCTTTGCCGCCGGCGAGCCCGTCTCCACCAACAGCGCCGACACCCTGGCGGACGGCATGGCCTGCCGCGTGCCGGTGGCCGATGCGGTGGCCATCATCAATGGCGGCGCGGCCCGCATCGTCCAGGTGAGCGATGCGGAGATCAAAACCGCCATCCGCGCCTACTACACCGATTGCCACCAACTGGCCGAGGGCGCCGGCGCGGCGCCGCTCGCCGCCGCCTTGCAGGAGCGGGAGCGGCTGCAGGGCAAGGCCGTGGGCCTGGTGCTGAGCGGCGGCAATATCGACATGCGCCTCTATCGCGAGGTGCTGGCGGAGGCGTCAGCGTAA
- a CDS encoding LLM class flavin-dependent oxidoreductase: protein MALPLDTGLKIGIQTIHREPDNQSGPWLPRIDDLVSFVETVDRAGFDSLWVGDHLSMPLPFFDPLLLLAQAAVVSRRLTFGTGVYLLPLRHPGPVAKQAATLDHLSEGRFIFGLGIGGEFPKEYEVAGVPIHERGPRLGESMQAMRALWSGQPGTFKGQYYRFEDVLMTPPPRQAGGPPLWVGGRKDAALRRMGRLADGYLSYVVTPDMYAAALAKIDTAAQEAGRTVAKFGTGHLLFARVDDSYEQALDVATDSLSKRYAMDFRKAAARYAGLGNPQQVAEAILKFHAAGVRHISVDLVGPYERRMEQIERFAAEVMPLVRKAVA, encoded by the coding sequence ATGGCCCTGCCCCTCGATACCGGCCTCAAGATCGGCATTCAGACCATCCATCGCGAGCCCGACAACCAGTCCGGCCCCTGGCTGCCGAGGATCGACGACCTGGTCAGCTTCGTCGAGACGGTGGACCGGGCCGGGTTCGACTCGCTCTGGGTCGGCGACCATCTTTCCATGCCCCTGCCCTTTTTCGACCCGCTGTTGCTGCTGGCCCAGGCGGCGGTGGTGAGCCGGCGCCTGACCTTCGGCACCGGCGTTTATCTGCTGCCGCTGCGCCATCCGGGGCCGGTGGCCAAGCAGGCGGCGACGCTCGACCATCTGAGCGAGGGACGTTTCATCTTCGGACTCGGCATCGGCGGCGAGTTCCCGAAGGAATACGAGGTCGCGGGCGTGCCGATCCACGAGCGCGGCCCGCGCCTCGGCGAGAGCATGCAGGCCATGCGCGCGCTCTGGTCCGGCCAGCCCGGCACGTTCAAGGGCCAGTATTACCGGTTCGAAGACGTGTTGATGACGCCGCCGCCGCGCCAGGCCGGCGGTCCGCCGCTCTGGGTCGGCGGGCGCAAGGACGCCGCGCTGCGGCGCATGGGGCGGCTCGCCGACGGCTATCTGAGCTATGTGGTGACACCGGACATGTATGCCGCAGCCCTTGCCAAGATCGACACGGCGGCCCAGGAGGCCGGGCGTACGGTCGCGAAATTCGGCACGGGTCACCTGTTGTTCGCCCGCGTCGACGACAGCTACGAGCAGGCGCTGGACGTGGCGACCGACAGCCTGTCGAAACGCTATGCCATGGATTTCCGCAAGGCGGCCGCGCGCTATGCCGGCCTCGGCAACCCGCAGCAGGTGGCGGAGGCGATCCTGAAATTCCACGCGGCGGGCGTGCGCCACATCTCGGTCGATCTGGTCGGCCCCTATGAGCGGCGCATGGAGCAGATCGAACGTTTCGCGGCCGAGGTCATGCCGCTGGTGCGGAAGGCGGTCGCCTGA
- a CDS encoding site-specific DNA-methyltransferase: MDFPRDRLLIGDSIETLRQVPSKSIDLVFADPPYNLQLRGELYRPNNSKVDGVTEDWDKFDSLGTYDAFTRTWLAEAKRVLKPSGSIWVIGSYHNIYRLGAALQDLGFWVLNEVVWRKTNPMPNFRGTRFTNAHETLIWCAVGEQARYTFNYDAMKALNDDLQMRSDWLLPICSGPERLKDEEGHKAHPTQKPEALLHRVILASSNPGDVVLDPFFGTGTTGVVAKRLGRHWIGIERDHTYAKMAMHRIRQTAVADDPSVIETPSKRSEPRVPFGAVVERGLLNPGSVLTDARKRWRAKVRADGTLIAAEHRGSIHQVGAAVQGAPACNGWTFWHFQPREGKDLAPIDLLRQKVRAELSASA; the protein is encoded by the coding sequence GTGGATTTTCCCCGCGACCGACTGCTGATCGGCGACAGTATAGAAACCCTGCGGCAGGTGCCGAGCAAGAGTATCGACCTGGTGTTCGCCGACCCGCCCTATAACCTGCAATTGCGGGGCGAATTGTATCGCCCCAACAACAGCAAGGTCGATGGCGTGACCGAGGACTGGGACAAGTTCGATTCCCTCGGCACCTACGATGCGTTTACCCGCACCTGGCTGGCCGAAGCCAAGCGGGTGCTGAAGCCCTCGGGCTCGATCTGGGTGATCGGCAGCTATCACAACATCTATCGCCTGGGCGCGGCGTTGCAGGATCTGGGCTTCTGGGTGCTGAACGAAGTGGTCTGGCGCAAGACGAACCCGATGCCGAATTTCCGTGGCACCCGCTTCACCAACGCGCACGAAACCCTGATCTGGTGCGCGGTCGGCGAGCAGGCGCGCTACACCTTCAACTACGACGCCATGAAGGCGCTGAACGACGACCTGCAAATGCGCAGCGACTGGCTGTTGCCGATTTGCAGCGGGCCGGAACGATTGAAGGACGAGGAGGGCCACAAGGCCCACCCGACCCAGAAGCCGGAGGCGCTGCTGCACCGGGTGATCCTGGCCTCCAGCAATCCCGGCGACGTGGTGCTGGACCCGTTCTTCGGCACCGGCACCACCGGCGTGGTGGCCAAGCGGCTGGGCCGGCACTGGATCGGTATCGAGCGCGACCACACCTACGCCAAAATGGCCATGCACCGCATCCGCCAGACCGCGGTGGCCGACGATCCGAGCGTGATCGAAACGCCGTCGAAACGCTCCGAACCGCGGGTGCCGTTCGGCGCCGTGGTGGAGCGCGGCCTGCTCAACCCCGGCTCGGTGCTGACGGATGCGCGCAAGCGCTGGCGGGCCAAGGTGCGCGCCGACGGCACGTTGATCGCGGCAGAGCATCGGGGCTCGATCCACCAGGTCGGGGCCGCGGTCCAGGGGGCGCCCGCCTGCAATGGCTGGACCTTCTGGCACTTCCAGCCGAGGGAGGGCAAAGACCTCGCCCCCATCGACCTGCTGCGCCAGAAGGTGCGCGCGGAACTGTCGGCGTCGGCATAA
- a CDS encoding ribonuclease HII, with translation MPDFSMEHTLILRHGGPVAGVDEVGRGPWAGPVVTAAVVLHPDCPPDLLAMIQDSKALKPARREALAGLLLRHAAVGLGAASVPEIDRINILAATMLAMQRAVAALPDAPTAVLIDGNRAPTLPCPSETVVKGDARCLSIAAASIVAKVARDRLMARLAERYPAYGWERNAGYGTKAHREGLQQAGVTPHHRRSFAPIRAMLSQLGH, from the coding sequence ATGCCGGATTTCTCGATGGAACACACGCTGATCCTGCGCCATGGCGGCCCGGTCGCCGGGGTCGACGAGGTGGGGCGCGGCCCCTGGGCCGGGCCGGTGGTGACGGCCGCGGTGGTGCTGCACCCCGACTGCCCGCCGGACCTGCTGGCGATGATCCAGGACTCGAAAGCGCTGAAACCGGCGCGCCGCGAGGCTCTGGCCGGCCTGCTGTTGCGCCATGCGGCGGTCGGGCTCGGCGCGGCTTCGGTGCCGGAAATCGACCGGATCAACATCCTGGCGGCGACCATGCTGGCGATGCAGCGCGCCGTCGCCGCCCTGCCCGATGCGCCCACCGCCGTGTTGATCGACGGCAATCGCGCCCCGACCCTGCCCTGCCCTTCGGAGACCGTGGTCAAGGGGGATGCCCGCTGCCTGTCCATCGCCGCCGCCTCCATCGTCGCCAAGGTGGCGCGCGACCGGTTGATGGCCCGGCTGGCGGAGCGCTACCCCGCCTATGGCTGGGAGCGGAATGCGGGCTACGGCACCAAGGCCCACCGCGAGGGCCTGCAACAGGCCGGTGTGACGCCGCATCACCGCCGCTCGTTCGCCCCGATCCGGGCCATGCTGAGTCAACTTGGCCATTGA
- a CDS encoding ETC complex I subunit, protein MKARIYCPSRTAMQQGRAKTHRWLLEFEAARALHPDPLMGWAGGGDTNRQVRLQFETAQEAEAYAKKHGIEYEVEPEKTRVVRPKSYADNFRWDR, encoded by the coding sequence CTGAAAGCCCGAATCTACTGCCCGTCGCGCACCGCCATGCAGCAGGGGCGCGCGAAGACCCACCGCTGGCTGCTCGAGTTCGAGGCGGCCCGCGCCCTGCATCCCGACCCGCTGATGGGCTGGGCCGGCGGCGGCGACACCAACCGGCAGGTGCGCCTGCAGTTCGAAACGGCGCAAGAGGCCGAAGCCTATGCCAAGAAGCACGGCATCGAATACGAGGTCGAGCCGGAGAAAACCCGGGTCGTACGGCCGAAGAGTTATGCTGACAACTTCCGGTGGGACCGCTAA